One stretch of Euphorbia lathyris chromosome 7, ddEupLath1.1, whole genome shotgun sequence DNA includes these proteins:
- the LOC136234823 gene encoding uncharacterized protein, translated as MKIDSAPKQPLFCLKWPWDVEQGPRNPNLCTFEGPWIFKSLQTLGSIAFNSLNSISKSSNYWISPFNPNKSGPRSTQGNSLKSQMKVLTPELQGEAEQRAFASALASGKDATILEFYSPKCRLCNSLLDFVLEMENRNSSWLNIVMADAENEKWLPELLHYDIRYVPCFVLLDKNGRALAKTGVPSSRLHVVAGISHLLKAKRSQSNSG; from the exons ATGAAGATCGATTCCGCTCCTAAACAACCTTTGTTTTGCTTGAAATGGCCATGGGATGTGGAACAAGGTCCTCGAAATCCTAATCTTTGCACCTTTGAGGGTCCTTGGATATTCAAGTCTTTGCAAACTCTTGGATCCATTGCTTTCAATTCTCTTAATTCAATTTCTAAATCCTCAAATTATTGGATCAGTCCCTTCAATCCTAACAAATCAGGTCCCAGAAGCACCCAAGGTAACAGTTTGAAGTCCCAAATGAAGGTCCTGACTCCTGAATTGCAAGGAGAGGCAGAGCAAAGAGCATTCGCTTCGGCTCTAGCAAGTGGGAAGGACGCTACAATCCTTGAGTTCTATTCTCCTAAATGCAGGTTATGCAATTCTTTGCTTGATTTTGTTTTGGAGATGGAGAATAGGAATTCAAGTTGGCTCAACATTGTCATGGCAGATGCAGAGAATGAGAAATGGTTGCCTGAG CTCCTCCATTATGATATAAGATATGTTCCTTGCTTTGTACTGTTGGACAAAAATGGAAGAGCACTGGCAAAGACGGGTGTTCCAAGCAGTCGACTACATGTAGTTGCAGGTATATCGCATCTTCTCAAAGCGAAGCGCTCTCAGAGTAATTCTGGCTAG